Proteins encoded together in one Rhinopithecus roxellana isolate Shanxi Qingling chromosome 3, ASM756505v1, whole genome shotgun sequence window:
- the LOC115896348 gene encoding LOW QUALITY PROTEIN: A-kinase anchor protein 4-like (The sequence of the model RefSeq protein was modified relative to this genomic sequence to represent the inferred CDS: inserted 1 base in 1 codon): protein ANQVASDMTVSVMKTLKVHSSGKPVPACVVLKRVLLRHTKEIVSDLIDSCMKNLHNITGVLMTDSDFVSAVKRNLFNQWKQNAADIMEAMLKRLVSALIGEEKETKSQSLSYASLKAGSHDPKCRNQSLEFSTMKAEMKGRDKGKMKSDPCKSLTSAEKVGEHILKEGLTIWNRKQGNPCKVATKACSNQDEKEEKISASTDSLAKDLIVSALKLIQYHLTQQTKGKDTCEEDCPGSTMGYMAQSTQYEKWGGGQGAKALPVKHLESHRAPGPSTCQKENQPLDSQKMDMXIILKLIEKLLNENPFKGEDPREGENKHSEPRASKATYMSKRSDKGEEQCQDHQELDFISGMKQVNWQFIHKLVESVMKLYLIIAKYSNDGAALAELEEQAASADKPNFRGTRCIHSGAMPQNYQDSTIVNHQCSTNSLQKQLQAVLQWIAASQFNVPMLYFMGDKDGQLEKLPQVSAKAAEKGYSIGGLLQEVMKFAKERQLDEAVGKVARKQLLDWLLANL from the exons GCAAATCAGGTGGCATCTGACATGACGGTCTCTGTCATGAAGACCTTGAAAGTGCACAGCTCTGGGAAGCCAGTTCCAGCGTGTGTGGTCCTGAAGAGGGTGTTGCTAAGGCACACCAAGGAGATTGTGTCCGATTTGATTGATTCCTGCATGAAGAACCTGCATAATATTACTGGGGTCCTGATGACTGACTCAGACTTTGTCTCAGCTGTCAAGAGAAATCTGTTCAACCAATGGAAACAAAATGCTGCAGACATCATGGAGGCCATGCTGAAGCGCTTGGTCAGTGCACTTATTGGTGAGGAGAAGGAGACTAAGTCTCAGAGTCTGTCATATGCATCTTTAAAAGCTGGGTCCCATGATCCCAAATGCAGGAACCAGAGTCTTGAATTCTCCACCATGAAAGCCGAAATGAAAGGGAGGGACAAAGGCAAAATGAAATCAGATCCATGCAAGTCGCTGACTAGTGCTGAGAAAGTCGGTGAACACATTCTCAAGGAGGGCCTGACCATCTGGAACCGAAAGCAAGGAAACCCATGCAAGGTGGCTACCAAAGCATGCAGCAATcaagatgagaaagaagaaaagatcagtGCTTCCACAGATTCACTGGCCAAGGACCTGATTGTCTCTGCCCTTAAGCTGATCCagtaccatctgacccagcagaCTAAGGGCAAAGATACATGTGAAGAAGACTGTCCTGGTTCCACCATGGGCTATATGGCTCAGAGTACTCAATATGAAAAGTGGGGAGGTGGCCAAGGTGCCAAAGCACTTCCAGTGAAACACCTAGAATCTCACAGAGCCCCTGGACCATCCACCTGTCAAAAGGAGAACCAACCCCTGGACTCCCAGAAAATGGATA CCATCATTCTAAAGCTGATTGAGAAACTGCTTAATGAGAACCCCTTCAAAGGTGAGGATCCACGCGAAGGTGAGAACAAGCATTCTGAGCCCAGGGCAAGCAAAGCAACTTACATGTCCAAGAGATCTGACAAAGGGGAAGAACAATGCCAGGACCATCAAGAACTTGACTTTATCAGTGGGATGAAGCAAGTGAACTGGCAATTTATACATAAACTGGTAGAATCTGTCATGAAGCTCTACCTTATCATAGCGAAGTATAGCAACGATGGGGCAGCCCTTGCTGAGTTGGAAGAACAAGCAGCCTCGGCAGATAAGCCCAATTTCAGGGGCACCAGGTGCATTCACAGCGGTGCAATGCCACAGAACTATCAAGACTCTACAATTGTCAATCATCAGTGCTCCACAAATAGCTTGCAGAAGCAGCTCCAGGCTGTCCTGCAGTGGATTGCAGCCTCCCAGTTTAACGTGCCCATGCTCTACTTCATGGGAGATAAGGATGGACAACTGGAAAAG CTTCCTCAGGTTTCAGCTAAAGCAGCAGAGAAGGGGTACAGTATAGGAGGTCTTCTTCAAGAGGTCATGAAGTTTGCCAAGGAACGGCAACTGGATGAAGCCGTGGGAAAGGTGGCCAGGAAACAGTTGCTGGACTGGCTGCTCGCTAACCTGTGA
- the LOC115896559 gene encoding LOW QUALITY PROTEIN: double homeobox protein 4C-like (The sequence of the model RefSeq protein was modified relative to this genomic sequence to represent the inferred CDS: inserted 2 bases in 1 codon) yields MALPTPADGALLAEARGRGRRRRLVWTPSQREALRACFERNPYPGIATREELAQAIGIPDPRVQIWFQNERSRQLRQHRRESRPWTGKRGPQEGRRKRTAVTRSQTALLLRAFQQNRFPGIATREELARETGLPESRIQIWFQNRRARHPGQGGSAPAHAGGSCKAAPGGCPPAPSPVAFTHTGPWGTGLPAPHMPCAPWTVPQGAYLSQGEGAVAPLRPSQAAQAAGFSLPRGSGDWDSFVRGTPEGAXLHPRAPLGWPPRPSQCRGDQDPQHHSLPGPCSVGQPGPAPAEPQGQAVPARHSQGAWGGWGQGPQVARAAWEAHVGAAPPPGPASPEASAPQEPMQDIRASSPPLREPGRSSALPSSLLDELLETPEFLQQAGSFPESEAPTELQDVGEPALLEPLLLSEEEYRALLEEL; encoded by the exons ATGGCTCTCCCGACACCTGCCGACGGCGCCCTCCTGGCGGAAGCCCGAGGACGAGGACGGCGAAGGAGGCTCGTTTGGACCCCGAGCCAAAGGGAGGCCCTGCGAGCCTGCTTTGAGCGGAACCCGTACCCGGGCATCGCCACAAGGGAAGAGCTGGCCCAGGCCATCGGCATTCCGGATCCCAGGGTCCAGATTTGGTTTCAGAACGAGAGATCGCGCCAGCTGAGGCAGCACCGGCGGGAGTCTCGGCCCTGGACGGGCAAACGCGGCCCGCAAGAAGGCAGGCGAAAGCGGACCGCCGTCACCCGGTCCCAGACCGCCCTGCTCCTGCGAGCCTTCCAGCAGAATCGCTTTCCGGGCATCGCCACCCGGGAAGAACTGGCCAGAGAGACGGGCCTCCCGGAGTCCCGGATTCAGATTTGGTTTCAGAACCGGAGGGCCAGGCACCCaggccagggtggcagtgcaCCGGCGCACGCAGGCGGGTCGTGCAAAGCGGCCCCCGGCGGGTGTCCCCCCGCTCCCTCGCCGGTCGCCTTCACCCACACCGGGCCGTGGGGAACGGGGCTTCCCGCACCCCACATGCCCTGCGCGCCCTGGACTGTCCCACAGGGGGCCTACCTCAGCCAGGGAGAAGGGGCCGTCGCCCCTCTCCGGCCCAGCCAGGCTGCGCAGGCAGCAGGGTTCTCCCTTCCCCGTGGCAGCGGGGATTGGGATTCTTTCGTGCGTGGCACCCCGGAAGGGGC TCTCCACCCTCGGGCTCCCCTGGGGTGGCCCCCGCGCCCCAGCCAATGCCGGGGGGATCAGGACCCGCAGCACCACAGCCTGCCGGGCCCTTGCTCGGTGGGACAGCCTGGGCCCGCTCCAGCTGAGCCGCAGGGCCAGGCTGTGCCTGCCCGCCATTCCCAGGGAGCGTGGGGGGGCTGGGGCCAGGGTCCCCAGGTCGCCAGGGCGGCGTGGGAGGCCCACGTCGGGGCAGCTCCACCTCCGGGGCCCGCGTCGCCAGAGGCCTCCGCGCCGCAGGAGCCCATGCAAGACATCCGGGCGTCCTCCCCGCCGCTCCGGGAGCCCGGGCGCTCGTCTGCACTCCCCTCCAGCCTGCTGGATGAGCTCCTGGAGACCCCCGAGTTTCTGCAGCAGGCGGGGTCTTTCCCAGAAAGCGAGGCCCCGACGGAGCTGCAGGACGTGGGAGAGCCCGCTTTGCTGGAACCGCTACTCCTCAGCGAGGAGGAATACCGGGCTCTGCTGGAGGAGCTTTAG